From a single Capsicum annuum cultivar UCD-10X-F1 chromosome 12, UCD10Xv1.1, whole genome shotgun sequence genomic region:
- the LOC107850890 gene encoding probable 20S rRNA accumulation protein 4 isoform X2, translating to MGGVFLGMPGPWAGHMHEAADHYTTKIGGLPDWPIPLPSTSVDLIKCSACKSDLSLLAQVYAPITNTTLNIEERVIYVFGCLMPECGSTTVRWRAIRIQKSINSEGLKSQSDKDVSSPASSVTDSKKEWNKDMWSFDSLEEDDDDIDLAELGRALSKAASLASQSKKQNHGHKLTAKTSSPVCAARVIDKKLPVIPCFYIYAEEEKVSKKDAFVCIKNISSSIKDHENDPATQEETWEVEDYEYDRTLNADRVYLKFKKRVDAYPEQCFRTVQRITLAMMVGLWLRKQLSYNMNSIG from the exons ATGGGGGGAGTGTTCTTAGGCATGCCAGGACCGTGGGCAGGTCATATGCACGAAGCTGCTGACCATTATACAACAAAAATAGGTGGACTTCCT gATTGGCCTATTCCTCTTCCATCGACAAGTGTTGATTTAATCAAATGCAGTGCTTGTAAAAGTGATTTGTCTCTTCTTGCACAG GTTTATGCCCCAATCACAAATACAACTTTGAACATTGAAGAGCGTGTAATCTATGTTTTTGGCTGTTTGATGCCAGAATGTGGGAGCACTACTGTAAG ATGGAGAGCTATTAGAATCCAAAAATCTATAAATAGTGAAGGTTTAAAGAGCCAGTCTGATAAGGATGTCTCCTCGCCTGCATCTTCTGTGACAGATTCAAAGAAAGAATGGAACAAGGATATGTGGTCATTTGACTCTTTGGAAGAGGATGATGATGACATAGACCTTGCTGAGTTGGGAAGAGCACTTTCTAAAGCTGCAAGCCTGGCTTCTCAGTCCAAGAAACAAAACCATGGTCATAAATTAACTGCCAAAACTTCATCCCCTGTCTGTGCAGCCAGAGTAATTGATAAAAAGTTACCAG TGATTCCTTGCTTCTATATATATGCTGAGGAAGAGAAAGTTTCCAAGAAGGATGCTTTTGTCTGTATAAAAAACATCTCATCTTCAATCAAGGACCATGAAAATGATCCTGCTACTCAAGAGGAAACATGGGAGGTTGAAGATTATGAGTACGATAGGACATTGAATGCTGACAGGGTTTACCTTAAGTTCAAAAAGCGGGTAGATGCATATCCAGAACAATGTTTCAG